In Sesamum indicum cultivar Zhongzhi No. 13 linkage group LG8, S_indicum_v1.0, whole genome shotgun sequence, the sequence GCGTCACATGAATACCATGCTAGAAGCGAGCAAGTTCCAGACCGAGGAAATACTTAGCAGGTCCAAGGCCCTTAATGGTGAACAACTTATCCAGATAGGCCTTGACAGAGTGAAGAGCGACCTCAGAGGACCTAGTAAGTAAGATGTCATCAATATATACTCGGAGGGCAGTGAACTCAGAGTCTGCATGTTTGACGAAGAGGCAGTGCTCGTGGCTGGATTGAGTGAACCCAAAACTGAGTAGCTTGCAGGTGAGCTCAAGGTTCCACCGCCTCGAAGCCTGCTTGAGGCCATACAGAGATTTCTGTAACTTGTAGACGTAGCTAAAGGGCACATCGAGGAGGCCCTCAAAAGGATCCATGTAAACATCCTCGTCCAGAAATTCATGAAGAAAAGCATTATTGACGTCAAGCTGCAACAAGGCTAGGAGCGGGAGGCTacccaagaaaagaaaatgcaaactGTAACAGATTTAGCAACAGGGGAGAAAGAGTCAAGACAATCAACTCCCTCTATTTGTTTGTAGCCTTTGGCAATAAGGCGGGCTTTGTACCGATCGATTGATCCATCTGGATTAAGCTTCAATTTGTACACCCAGCGCAACCAGATGGGTCATTTCCCAAGAGGCAATGGTGTAAGGATCCAGGTATCATTTGCAGCGAGAGCTGCGAGCTCCTGATTCACGACATCTACCCAGTTTGCATCCTTGCAGGCCTGGAGGTAAGATTTGGGCTCCTGCAAAATAGATAAGTGGGCAACAAAATGCATATGTGCAGCACTATGGGATGTGGGAGTACAAGTAGAATGAGAAGAAGAACAGTGACAAACATAGTCACTGAGCCAAAGAGGCTTAGAGGTAATCCTTTGTGACCTGCAAAGAGGAATAAAGGAAGCAAGAGGTGGAGGCATAGGAGATTTGGAATCGGGGGAGGCAGATGGAGAAGGACGACCTGGGGTGCGACATGACGTAGGAGAGGAGGGAAAGTCCAAGTTAGGGATTGGGAGAGGTAGAGATGCACAGGGTGGATCAGGAGGAGTAGTTTGGAAAGGAAAAGAGTGTTCATGGAAAATCACGTTTTTGGAAGTAGAAAGGGTCTGTTTAGCGGTGTCAAAGACCTTGTATGCCTTCTTAGAGTGACAATACCCAAGTAAAATATACTTGGTGGCTCGTTCATCAAAGTTGTGTTTGTGAGATCGAATATTCGTGGCATAGCACAAACAACCGAATACCTTTAGCTTGAAAAAGTTAGGAGACTTATTATAGAGGATCTCAAAGGGTGATTTCCAGTTGAGGATCGGCATAGGAAGCCTATTTATAAGGTAGGTGGCCGTGAGGACAGATTCTCCCCAGAAGCATTTGGGCAAATGTGACTGAAAAAACAAGGCACGAACTACTGTGAGAACATATTTGTGTTCACGCTCTACCATCCCAATTTGTTGTGGTGTGTATGAACAAAATGTTTGGTGTATTATGCCTAAGGACTTGAAAAGGGATTGACAATGAGAGTTCACAAACTCAATCCTATGGACTGAACGAATGACCTAAACACACTTTTGGAACTGGGTTCGCACCATGGTAAGAAAATTGCACAAGATCTGAGATGTTtgtgatttatatttaagaaGACATGTCCATGTTGCTCTATTATAGTTATCCACTAAGGTAAGAAAAAAGTGACAACCAATGAGCGAACTGATGTGGTAAGGGCCCCACAGGTCGATGTGCATGAGCTCGAAGGTGGATGATGAACCGGTGGTGCTAGGAGAAAAAGGCAGCCTTTGCTGCTTGGCTAAGGGACAAACTTCACAATTTTGGTTAAGAGAAGCTGAATTATGTTCTATTTTTGGAATATGAATATGTTTGATTGCAATAGATGAAGGATGATCCAATCTTTTGTGTCATAGATCATTATCATTAATGTGAAATACAAAGCAATTAGTCTGTTTATGAACAAATGTGTGAATGACATAGGATCAAATGAGGTTGCATCTAAGCAATACAAATTTCTAACTTACTTGCCAACTGCTATGATGTTCTTACTCTTCCGGCCTTAAAAGAAGCAATAAGAAGGTAAGAAATCACTTCAACTAGTAAAGATGAGCATACTTTATGAATTGACAAGAGATTAAACTTGAAAGATGACACAAACAACACATCAGTGAGAGGAAGACTTTGTGGAGCATGACGCTCCTTGTGTGAGTGACAGACTGTGAGGTTCCATCAGGCAGGTGAACAAGAGTAAGATGTGTGAGTGGTGATACCTTATCAAGAGAGTTCGTATTGCCACATATATGATTAGTTGCCCCCATATCTATAATCAAAGAAGACAAAATATTACCTCGAGAAATAGTGAAGGCTCGATTCATACATGCAAAATCATCAACATGAGCCAAGTTTCCTTGCCCAGGGGGCTGTATGGTGTTCCTCATCAGTGCAATCTGTTCCTGAAGTAGTTCCTCTTTCGTGCCTGTCTGTCCAGGGTCGCCCTTCTCAGTCGCGACCTGGGCTGTGAATCCCCTGGTGTTCCCtacatctttctttcttctgttAGCTAGCTCTCTATGCCAGTCAGGTATGGATGGAGCTTGAAGCAAGTGCTCTAATTGTGCCCCATCCATTGACAGTGTGTGCAGTATAGGGATCACTTGTCAACGTtgaatttcttcttctcagGTCGCGGTCCACCTCTTACATGTAGGGCTGTGTTTTCAGCTTCGGTCATCTCCAATTGAACTTTCTTCAGCTTCGGTCATCTCCAGTTGAACTTTCTTCTGCTTCTCCACACTTCGTATGATAGAGTATGCTTTGTTGATGGATGGAACTGGTTCCATCTTCAGCaactgatgtttgacatttCAAAAACGTTCTTGAGCCCCATTAAGGATTGCATTAGCTGAGTAAGGGCAACTGAATCTTCCACGGCTTTCCAAGCCCCACAACTGCACCCACTACAAGTACACTGTGGCGTCGACTTCAATTCTGCCATTTTATCCCATAGCTTTTTCATGTTTGTGAAATAGGAGGATAGAGGGAGGTTACCTTGTGTCATAGAATGAATTTCTCTCTGAAGCTGATATAATTGCGGCCCGTTGCATTCTCCATACTGCTATTTAAGATCTAGCTAGAGGTTTCATGAGGATTTTGTGTAGATAAAGGCCTCCACAACATCCTTggaaattgaattcaaaatccaCGTTGTCACCATGCTATCAACTCGAATCCACTGTTCAAAGAGCAGATCGCTTGCGTTCGGCTTCTCAGAGGTTCCATCGATAAACCCCAATTTCATCTTTGCCTGAAGTGCACGTTTGATTCCAAAACTCCAATTCATGTAGTTGCTGCCGGGAGAGGCGCACTCACCAATATCATCCCAGATGATCAGACCCATGAAGCTATAATCTCTCTGGCAGAGGTTGGATTCTTCAGCAGCCGTCAGTTATCGTCGGAATGTGAACACACTGTATGCAGAGTCCTTCAAATGAAGGCTTTGATACCATATAAAACTCTCAAGCTCAACAGAGCAAATGACATCTCCATTGTAAACAATTTGGAGAAGAAAAGCAAAACTTTCATTAAAGTCAAAAAAATGCAGAGGAATATACAGGCCTATATATAAAAAGCCTAAGAAAGAGAATTTGCTAACTAACCTGCTAACTAATCATATCTAAAACTAACTGAAAGTGTAACAAACTGAGCAAAGGCCTAACTAATCCAACTgtacaacaaacaaaaatataaataccaaaTATGTGAACGGTGATCGCTAGTGACCTCCAAGACAGCGATGCGATCTCCACACAACGACCCGATCAAGCCTCTGTGCTGGTGATATAGAGCGACCTTGCTAGGCGGACGCAATGCAACCTCACTCTGTTCACAATATCCACAACAATGCAACACCAAAATAaaccatatttttaaaaaaagacatacctaaaaattttagttttcacTCAAAtctattaaagaaagaaacaaaatacaaaaatactaaCAACCCATCTACCAGAAATAGCAAAATACAgtttaaaacattaaaagaacaaaagtgAAGAGGCTGTGCGATCGACGATTGGCAGCCGCAAGCGGCGGGGGGGGTTGACAGCAGTCAGTGGTCGAACAATAGTGGTGGGTGAGACAAGAGTGCTGGTGGGTGTGAGAAGATGATGGGttgagagaagaaaatgagagagaaaagagagaaagtaTAAGGAAAATAAGAGAGAGAATCTCCTTCAagggagagagaaagagaataaaaaaggaagaggaaaaagagaagaaaaaaagaagggggAAAATGTAGGGGAaagtgagagaaaaatgaaacaaaattataaaaagagggagaataaagaaaaaaatttgatttcacGTCacaaaatgcaatatttaagtatgactaattgttatattaaaaataaataatcatagcAAATAGTCACTGAGCACAACCATGCAACGGTTGTTAGCCGTAGTATTTGCGAGGGCGGCTAAAACATTTGTTACGACTAAAagtcatggcaaatatttttatcatggcTCTTAGTCATggaaaataactttttcttagtggaaaatttaagtttttgcatcaattttatttaatcatggtcaataaaaattatttaacataatttttagttcatagctattaaaattatagccaATAGTCATTTATCTTCTagtttgttaatttttttattaaatttagaaaatgtatatttatataaatatatatcttttaagaaagtcatattttttttataattttaacgtacgttatatatatatatttttttataaaaagttgaatttatatcttacttctatatttttatacattatcGAATTatatcacttttattttttatattttttaatatatttaaatgaggacattataacaaaatacattatgattaataaataataatcatcatctcaaaaaattaaatcagacACATTAGGTCCTAACAATAATAATCATCACCATCATCTTGTCCAAGTGCTCATTGAAGGAATTCATGGAGAAGACGAGGCTCTGTTTTCACCCGCAATCACTTAGTGCTGAAATGGATCTTGAAGTCGTGCTCTTTGTATAGCAATTTTATTCTCTTTGCATTATGTTTTTCCTTTCTGTTAGTACTTATATCAAAAGACTCTCATCATTCATTCATAACGAAATAGACAGATAGCAGCACGCTCTGCTTTTCTTCAACTATGAATCCAATtcgattttcttctttctgcaTAATATTTgaacatggtatcagagccatcatATGATGGTCTCTGAATACTGAAAATATATCTCTGAAATCACCAATTGACGAACAACAAAGATGAATGAAGCAACAGCTGGATACGGTTTTGGTGTGAGCTCATCCTCGGGTGCGATACATACCTCGGATTTTCCAGGTATGGTTTTGGTTTCAACACCATTGACGCGAAATAATTACCTGCTGTGGAGTAGATCTGTTAAAGTTGCACTCACGGCGAAAATGAAACTGTCCTTTATCGATGGATCGTATCCAAAACCTGCTGAAAACACTGAAGAATGCAAACATTGGATTAGAACAGACAGTATGGTATTTTCATGGATTATGAATTCGATACCTAAAGACATAGCAAAGGCCTTCTCATATGCTAAGTCTGCTAGAAGTTTATGGTTGCAACTTGAGGCGCGGTTTGGGCAGACAAATGGCCCTATGATCTATAACTTACAACGTGAAATTGCTTCGATTTCTCAAGGCAATATGGATATAGTTTcgtattttacaaaaatcacaATGTTGTGGGATGAACTTGAGTGTGTGGATCCTACGCCGGAATGTACATGTGCTTCGCAACGGACTGTGAGCAATAAGATCGCTTCTACTCAGTTAATGCAATTCCTAATGGGATTAAACGATTCCTTTATCGCAATACGCAGTCAAATTCTTGTTATGGATCCACTTCCTTCAGTGGATAAGGCGTACTCCCTAGTTCTGAGAGTTGAAAGCTAGCAACAGAGCAGTATCAATATTGAAGAACTTAACAATAATGCGGCGATGATGATACGTGGTGCTAAATACAGAAGAGAAACAGGAGGTAAGAACTTTCAGCAGAGAAAACAACACATGGATAAAAGGAACCGGTACTGTACACACTGTGCAAAAGCAGGACATGCTAAGGAAACATGCTTCAAACTACATAGATATCCTGAATGGTTTAAGGAGCTAgctgagaagaagaagagatatGGCACTGATACTCGAACCTTGAATGCAGTCACTTCTGAGACTGCTGCAGGTTTGCAACAAGAGGTATCAACACAGAATTTATCTGCGATGATGAGCGAATTGCTGCAAATGATGAAGGGAAAGATACAATCAGATCCAACACAAGTACACTTCGCCAGATTGGGCGAATTTGCAGCAGGTACCTCTTTCAATTTTCTGTCCAATACCTTGGGTCCGAACTTGTGGATTATTGACAGTGGGGCTACGGCTCATATGTGCGCGAATTTGCAGCTTATGAGTAATCTTAAACCTTATATAGCTGATTCATCGGTAATTCTTCCTGATGGAACAAAGCATAATGTTATACACTGTGGATCTGTTGCTCTATCACACGACCTTTCTCTGAATGCAGTCCTCCACGTGCCGAGCTTCAAACACAACTTGCTC encodes:
- the LOC105168620 gene encoding uncharacterized protein LOC105168620, translated to MNEATAGYGFGVSSSSGAIHTSDFPGMVLVSTPLTRNNYLLWSRSVKVALTAKMKLSFIDGSYPKPAENTEECKHWIRTDSMVFSWIMNSIPKDIAKAFSYAKSARSLWLQLEARFGQTNGPMIYNLQREIASISQGNMDIVSYFTKITMLWDELECVDPTPECTCASQRTVSNKIASTQLMQFLMGLNDSFIAIRSQILVMDPLPSVDKAYSLVLRVES